The following coding sequences lie in one Agrobacterium vitis genomic window:
- a CDS encoding nuclear transport factor 2 family protein, giving the protein MHDTKTHDHAKLERHKHLVREFYRRVFDGQNPAAVKDFVTEDYKQHSRHIPTGREGLERFVQSVFPNGPVPEPAEMRIPPAFMVAEGDMVVVAAYLPQPDPDKPGETYDYFVFDAYRLRDERLAEHWSGVNKIAPPKQP; this is encoded by the coding sequence ATGCACGACACGAAGACCCATGACCATGCGAAACTTGAACGCCACAAGCATCTGGTCCGGGAGTTTTACCGCCGGGTGTTCGATGGCCAGAACCCGGCTGCCGTCAAGGATTTCGTCACAGAGGATTATAAGCAGCACAGCCGCCATATTCCGACCGGCCGCGAAGGCTTGGAACGGTTTGTGCAATCGGTATTTCCAAACGGACCAGTCCCCGAGCCAGCCGAGATGCGCATCCCTCCCGCCTTCATGGTGGCGGAAGGCGACATGGTCGTGGTCGCCGCTTATCTGCCGCAGCCAGACCCCGACAAGCCGGGCGAAACCTACGACTATTTCGTTTTCGATGCCTATCGGCTTCGAGACGAGCGTCTGGCGGAGCATTGGAGCGGCGTGAACAAGATCGCGCCCCCAAAACAGCCCTGA
- the gstA gene encoding glutathione transferase GstA, with amino-acid sequence MQLYHTPGTCSTASRIVLQEAGISASSIPVNLREKTLPDGTSYLQVNPKGQVPALVLDDGDVLTEGAIILQYLADQAPESDLLPPPGDLARYRVLEWTNYVATELHKTFTPLMRPNTPPDFAEITKTALLPRVFGTLDRRLGLSDYLAGATFSIADAYAFVILGWAKLQAIDLAAWPNIQAYLKRIESRPSVQSLQ; translated from the coding sequence ATGCAACTCTACCATACGCCCGGCACCTGCTCCACGGCATCCCGCATCGTTCTGCAGGAGGCCGGTATCTCCGCCTCTTCCATTCCGGTCAATCTCAGGGAGAAAACGCTTCCGGATGGAACGAGCTATCTTCAGGTGAACCCGAAGGGCCAGGTTCCGGCCCTTGTACTCGATGATGGGGACGTGCTGACGGAAGGCGCGATCATCCTGCAATATCTGGCTGATCAGGCCCCGGAAAGCGACCTTTTGCCACCGCCCGGCGATCTTGCCCGCTACCGCGTGCTGGAATGGACCAATTACGTGGCAACCGAATTGCACAAGACCTTTACCCCCCTGATGCGGCCGAATACGCCACCGGACTTTGCCGAAATCACCAAAACCGCCTTGTTGCCACGGGTTTTCGGCACGCTCGATCGCCGTCTGGGGCTAAGCGATTATCTCGCCGGGGCAACATTTTCGATCGCGGATGCCTATGCGTTCGTCATTCTCGGATGGGCAAAGCTACAGGCCATCGATCTGGCCGCCTGGCCGAACATCCAGGCCTATCTCAAGCGGATAGAGAGCCGTCCATCCGTCCAATCGCTACAGTAA
- a CDS encoding carbohydrate porin — MRTLNLLAVPLLLASLMPAAAADTALPSSDTPPGEGGMPGPVYSGPLASVGRTLHDNGIDLQLDFVDFYQNAPSFGAAGGSSANYGMFILGVTGNLTPDLRINLVETINAPTQNVDNYLFDLSNAFFPVPIVNSDADLTRFTIEGDLFNDRLTVEAGRMGLNRDFMKKGFCGGIGCVPSTPAITLNMPGEALSVWGGRLAYRLDQTTTLGFGAIEDNSDNWQNGDGWDWGTGDAKGYIAIANISHDETFMQNANPLKYEVGAYHRSTSYEDALYNSGWGNPTFGANTRIVNHDGGTSGVYGQVRKVVWSEASGSPIPENLAVYGGLFHTFGDGQAYPWEAYAGVEYSGFWKENPLATVGASVHYIRLSEERAQYEQNARRFFSGVNEKQPQDTFMVDVHASTGFFGNGILDIGAAYIINPNNSILADYSTGREKNGVVIYAALAFDLGGSLGLSPRKGP, encoded by the coding sequence ATGCGAACTTTAAATCTGCTGGCAGTGCCTTTGCTGCTTGCATCCTTGATGCCGGCTGCGGCAGCCGATACGGCACTGCCGTCAAGCGACACACCACCTGGCGAGGGAGGCATGCCCGGTCCGGTCTATTCCGGCCCCTTGGCCAGCGTGGGGAGAACGCTGCATGACAACGGTATCGACCTTCAGCTCGATTTTGTCGATTTCTATCAGAATGCCCCCTCTTTTGGGGCTGCGGGTGGCTCATCGGCCAATTATGGCATGTTCATCTTGGGCGTTACCGGCAATCTGACACCGGATCTTCGGATCAATCTGGTTGAGACAATCAACGCCCCGACTCAAAATGTCGACAATTATCTGTTTGATCTTTCGAATGCTTTTTTCCCCGTCCCGATCGTGAATTCGGACGCCGATCTGACCCGTTTCACAATTGAAGGCGACCTTTTCAACGATCGGCTGACTGTTGAAGCGGGACGGATGGGCCTTAATCGCGACTTCATGAAAAAAGGCTTCTGCGGCGGCATTGGCTGCGTGCCCTCAACGCCGGCAATCACCCTCAACATGCCAGGCGAAGCACTGTCTGTCTGGGGTGGGAGACTGGCCTATCGGCTCGATCAGACCACGACGCTGGGATTTGGAGCCATCGAGGACAATTCTGACAATTGGCAGAATGGTGATGGATGGGATTGGGGAACCGGCGATGCCAAAGGCTATATCGCCATTGCCAATATCAGCCATGACGAAACCTTCATGCAGAATGCCAATCCTTTGAAATACGAGGTCGGCGCTTACCACCGTTCCACCTCGTATGAAGACGCACTTTACAATAGCGGTTGGGGCAACCCGACCTTTGGAGCCAATACCAGGATTGTCAATCATGACGGCGGAACGAGCGGCGTTTACGGGCAGGTTCGCAAGGTCGTGTGGAGTGAGGCGTCCGGTAGCCCGATTCCCGAAAACCTCGCCGTCTATGGCGGCCTGTTCCATACGTTCGGCGATGGCCAGGCTTATCCCTGGGAAGCCTATGCCGGTGTCGAGTATTCAGGCTTCTGGAAGGAAAACCCGCTCGCAACAGTCGGTGCCTCCGTTCACTACATCCGCTTGAGTGAAGAGCGCGCGCAGTATGAACAGAATGCCCGGCGGTTCTTTTCGGGCGTCAACGAGAAACAGCCGCAGGACACGTTCATGGTCGACGTGCATGCGAGCACAGGCTTTTTCGGCAACGGTATTCTCGATATCGGTGCTGCCTATATCATCAATCCAAACAATTCCATTCTGGCTGATTACTCAACCGGAAGAGAAAAGAACGGTGTCGTCATTTACGCGGCATTGGCTTTCGACCTGGGCGGCAGCCTCGGTCTTTCCCCCCGCAAGGGGCCTTGA